The Thalassotalea sp. LPB0316 nucleotide sequence TGAAGTGTTGATGGAAATTTTGTCTGACGACAAACGTGGCCGCTTACAAAAACAACTCGTTGAAACAGGTATTTCAAGCAGTGCCTTTGCTTTCTCTTTTATGCTCAAAGACAGCTCACAAATGATCTTTTTAGCCCAAGGGGAAAAAGGCGAAGACACCACCGAACTGGAGCAATCACTATTAAAGATTGCTGAAAATATTGAAGAGCAACCGATCACTGAAGCAGAATTAAAAGCGGCAAAAGCTAAATTTGCTAAGCAAGCAGAGCAAGCCATGCGCAATGTTACGGGTATTGGCATGAATTTATCTGAATACATCGCTAAAGGTGATTACCGCCACGCCTTCTACTTTAGAGACCAAGTCGCCGAAGTGAAATTAGAAGATGTGCAACGCGTTGCTGAAACTTACTTGATTTCAAGTAACCGTACACTTGGTCGCTTTATTCCAACCGACAACCCTGAGCGCGCTGAAATCCCAGAAGCACCAGATATGGATGAATTATTAAAGGATTATAAAGGCAAAGCGCAAATTGTTGCCGGTGAAAACTACGACAACACGGTGGCAAACATTAAAGCACGTTTAGTAGAGAAAACATGGCCGCAAGGTACAGAGTTTATGTTCTATCCTAAGCAATTGCGCGGCGATGAAGTATTAATAAAAATGGAATTCCCTACGGGTACACCAGAAACTTTGCACGGAAAAGCAGCAGAAATTGAAGTGCTTGCTCAAATGTTGCAACTTGGCACAACAACCATGGACAAGGCCGAGATTGCCGGCAAATTAGATGAGCTCAAATCATCAGTGCGTTTTTCAGCGTCGAGTTCAGGTTTAGGTGTAAATATCAAAACCGATAAAAACAATATGAATGCGACACTCGACTTGGTTAAAGAAATGCTTACCAATTCAACATTTTCGCAAACTGAGCTTGATATATTAAAGCCAACCTTGATCGCCGGTTATGAGTCTGAGCGCAAAGATCCGTCGTCAATTGCGAATAACAGCTTTAGAGCAACACTCAATAGCTACCCTAAAGGTCACCCACGTGCTCATCGCTCTATTGACGAAAGTATTGAGCAATTGCAAGCCTTGACTAGTGACAGCATTAAATCAGTATTTACTCAACACATGAATATTTCGAACGGTTATATTGCTGCTGTCGGTAATGTTGATGGCAAAGCACTTGAGGCAAAACTGCAAGACACGGTTGGCCACTTAGTGACTGACACCCCATATGAATACATGCCAGCTGCATACAAAGATGTGCATGGTTTAACGGTTAGTCACAACACACCAGACAAAGCTAATGCCCAACTTTACGTGATCAATCCAACCCAATTAACAACCCAAGACGAAGATTACCTAGCTACACAAATTGCCGCGGAAATCTTTGGCGGCAGTACCTTTACCTCTCGCTTAGGTAAACGTATTCGCGTAACTGAAGGCTATAGTTATTCAGTTGGTGGTAAC carries:
- a CDS encoding M16 family metallopeptidase encodes the protein MDKIKISGISLAVALALGLTGCNSTNNQTAATPTAVEQQVQHELTFVRNVEGINEYTMSNGLKVLLFKDDAQPKTLVNITYRVGSVHENYGETGMAHLLEHMLFKGSTNYQEIDKEFTKRGMATNATTWLDRTNYFEVFESNEENLAWSIGMEADRMINATFTEDELKSEMTVVRNEMERGENNPIRILISRMSSMAHLWHNYGNSTIGARSDVENFPFSKLRAFYNKHYRPDNAVLTIAGRFDEEKTIALINQHFGKIKQPETPVEALYTQEPTQDGERVVNLRRTGDLPYIGLMYHAPSGLHQDAAALEVLMEILSDDKRGRLQKQLVETGISSSAFAFSFMLKDSSQMIFLAQGEKGEDTTELEQSLLKIAENIEEQPITEAELKAAKAKFAKQAEQAMRNVTGIGMNLSEYIAKGDYRHAFYFRDQVAEVKLEDVQRVAETYLISSNRTLGRFIPTDNPERAEIPEAPDMDELLKDYKGKAQIVAGENYDNTVANIKARLVEKTWPQGTEFMFYPKQLRGDEVLIKMEFPTGTPETLHGKAAEIEVLAQMLQLGTTTMDKAEIAGKLDELKSSVRFSASSSGLGVNIKTDKNNMNATLDLVKEMLTNSTFSQTELDILKPTLIAGYESERKDPSSIANNSFRATLNSYPKGHPRAHRSIDESIEQLQALTSDSIKSVFTQHMNISNGYIAAVGNVDGKALEAKLQDTVGHLVTDTPYEYMPAAYKDVHGLTVSHNTPDKANAQLYVINPTQLTTQDEDYLATQIAAEIFGGSTFTSRLGKRIRVTEGYSYSVGGNISVSDRNEPGIVWGYAISAPENMDNVIAAYKEEIAKVVKDGFTEEEFETAKSNFINSRKRRWASDSAILSMLIDNKEIDRDIAYYPMLDEKLNTLTLEDVKAAFIKYMATNEINVFKAGDFEKVAEQ